The Vicinamibacteria bacterium DNA segment ATATCCCCAGCATCATATCCGCTGCGGAAATCACCGGCGCGGACGCGATCCATCCCGGATACGGTTTTCTTTCGGAAAGCGCGTACTTCGCGGAAGTCTGCGAGGCCTGCAAGATCCGTTTCATCGGACCGTCCCCGCGAGCCATTCGACTGATGGGAGACAAGGCGCTCGCGAGGGCCACGATGAGCAAGGCGAGAGTGCCGGTCCTGCCGGGCTCGGAAGGCGGGCTCTCGGGCGTCGACGATGCTCTCGCCCTCGCCAAGAAGATCGGATTCCCCGTCATGCTGAAGGCCGCGGCGGGAGGCGGAGGCAAGGGCATGCGGATCGTGCACGACGAGGGGAGGCTCGGTAAGGCCCTGGTTGCGGCCCAGCGAGAGGCCGAGGCCGCTTTCGGATCGCCCGAGGTCTATCTCGAGAAATTCCTCGAGGCGCCCCGTCACATCGAAATCCAGATCATGGGTGATGCCCGGGGAAATCTGTTGCACCTCGGCGAGCGCGAGTGCTCGATACAGAGGCGCCACCAGAAATTGCTGGAGGAAGCTCCATCGACCGCCGTTTCGGAGAAGCTGAGAGAGAGGATGGGCAAAGTCGCCGTCCAGGCGGCTGAAGCCGTGAGCTACGTTGGTGCGGGCACGGTCGAGTTCCTGCTCGACGAACGGGAGCGCTTCTACTTCATGGAAATGAACACTCGTATCCAGGTAGAGCACCCGGTCACGGAAATGGTTACCGGGGCGGACCTGGTAAAGGACCAGATCCGTGTCGCCGCGGGAGAGTCCCTCGGCTACCGGCAGAAAGACGTCGTCATACGGGGCTCGAGCATCGAATGCCGCATCAACGCCGAGGATCCAGTCAGTTTCCTTCCTTCCCCCGGAAAGATCCACGCATTCCACGTTCCCGGCGGACCCGGTGTCCGCGTGGATACCGCGGCCCACGCCGAGTGCGAGGTGTCTCCTTATTACGACTCGCTCATTGCCAAGATCATCGCCCATGGACGTGACCGAAACGAGGCGATCGGCCGCATGAAACGCTGTCTCGGCCTCACCGTTATCGAAGGGGTCAAAACGACGATTCCCCTGCACCGGCGGGTCCTGGACGATCCCGATTTCCGCGCGGGGCGCTACACGACGCGCTTTCTGGAACGGTTTGCCTGAGACCGCGCCCTTCTCTCGTCTCTATCCGATCGTGGATGCGACACTCGCCGGCGACGAGGACGCGGCGGTTTGGGCAGTCCTGTCGTTCGCGCGCGCCGGGCTGCGCACAGTGCAGCTTCGCGCCAAGAGCTCGAGCGCCGAGGCGTTCTGGCGCATGGCGGTGAAGGCCCTGGCTGCGATCCGCGGGACGGGGGCTCGGCTGATCGTCAACGACCGGGCGGACGTGGCTCTTTTGGCCCAGGCCGATGGCGTGCACGTCGGCCGGGACGATCTCTCAGCCGAGGCCACGCGTCGGGTCGTCGGGCCAGGCAGGATCATCGGGCTCTCGACGCACTCGGAGGAGCAGGCTCGTGAAGCTGACCGGGCGACGATCGATTATGTGGCCATCGGCCCGATCTTCGAAACGACGACCAAGACGAGCGACGTTCCGCCCCTGGGGCTCGAAGGGGTACGTGCCGCTCGACGCGTAGTGAGAAAGCCGCTCGTCGCCATCGGCGGCATCACGCTCGATCGTGCTCCATCGGTGCTTACGGCGGGCGCCGACGGCGTTGCCGTTGTTTCGGCGCTCTGGTCGGGAAGCGCCGATCGACGAGAGTACCTGTTGCGACAATGGATTCAGGTCACGGGGAATTGAGAGAGTCGATGTGGAATCGGGGTTTGAACGAAAGGACCTGGCGCCTCGGGGGCCGCCGTCATCGGAAGGAGAGAACGTGACTGCGAAGATACTCGATGGAAAGCGGGTTGCCGAGGACATCCGCGCGGAGGTCAGAGAGAATGCGAGGCCGCTGGTTCAGCGCGGCGTGGTCCCCGGGCTGGCCGCGGTGCTCGTCGGCGACGACCCAGCGTCCCGACTCTATGTGGCAAGCAAGGTCAAGGCTTCGCAGGAGGCCGGCCTGTACTCCGAGAGCGTCGTGCTAAAGGCGGCGACCACGCGCGAGGAGCTCACCACCAAGCTCGACGAGCTCAACCAGCGGGACGACATCGACGGCATCCTTCTGCAGCTTCCGCTGCCCGAGCACCTCGACGCCATCGAGTTTCTCGATCGCATCGACCCGGCGAAGGACGTCGATGGCTTCCATCCCGTGAGCGTCGGTAAGCTCGTTCAAAAGCGGCCGGGGCCCAGGCCCTGTACGCCTGCGGGGATCATGGAGCTCCTTCGCCGGGAGGGAATCGAGGTGAAGGGAAAGCGCGCCGTGGTCGTCGGCCGTAGTGACGTCGTCGGAAAGCCGATGGCGATGCTGCTGCTGCATCAGAATGCGACGGTGACCGTGTGCCACTCACGAACCGTGGACCTCCCCGCCGTATGTCGTGAGGGAGAAATTCTCGTGGCCGCCATCGGGAGGGCCGCGATGATTCGTCGGGACTTCATTCGTCCTGGTGCTGTCGTGGTCGACGTCGGCATGAATCGTGCCGAGACCGAGGAGCAAGTGCTGGATTTCTTCGGCCCCGACTCGAAACGACTCGAAGTGCTCCGCAAGAGGGGATCGACCCTCGTGGGCGACGTGCATCCGCGAGACGCGATGGACGTCGCATCCGCGTTCACTCCGGTGCCGGGGGGCGTCGGCCCTCTGACGATCGCCATGCTGCTCGCCACGACGCTGGAGCTCGCTCGAGCGCGGCGAGGATGACGGGGTTCTCTTGCTCGAGGTCGGGCTGACCGGAGGGATTGCCTGCGGCAAGAGCGTCGTGCGCCGTCGCTTCGAAGAAAAAGGAGTGGCCACCCTCGATGCCGACGTCGTCGTTCACCGTCTCTTCGAGCCGGGAAGCGAGGTCGTCCGCGAGCTCGAATCGGTTTTTGGCCCGCAGATCCTGACCGTCGAGGGCGCGGTGGACCGAAAAACTCTCGGTGCCCTCGTCTTTCGCGACTCGGCGGCGCGGCAGCGTGTGAACGCCATCGTCCATCCCCACGTCTGGCTGGCCATCGATGCTTTCTTCCAATCGCTCCGGGGGCGCGGCGAGCCGTTCGGTGTCGTCGATGCCGCGCTGATGGTGGAGACCGGGTCCTACGAGAGGTACGATTGCCTGATTGTCGTCCACTGCACCGCCGAACTGCAGAAGGAGCGACTCATGAAGCGCGACGGGCTCACTTCCGAGGAGGCCCAACGGCGCATCGAGGCGCAGATGCCGATCGAAGAGAAGAAGGCCTACGCGGACCTGCTCATCGACACTTCGGGAACGCTTGCGGAGACGCTCTCGCGAACCGACGACGTCCTCGCCGCTCTGCGAAACATGGCCGGTGAAAGCTGACCGATCTCCCCTCAGCGCTCGGAGGTCTCCAGTCGCTCTTCGACGAAGGCGTTCCACTCCTGGCAATGGGGGCATCGCCAGTGAATGCCGTTGGTTCGGTAGTTGCACTTGATGCAGACATGGGGATCGAGGAAGAAGGCGGATCGAGAAATCACATCGAGGTATCGTCGCAGTCTCGGGGACGTATTCTCCTGTTCCTCGGCCAAGAAGCGCACCACGGCGAGTTGAACCGCAAGAGCGTGTGGATTCGCCCTCGCCGCGCCGAGGAGCAGATCGAAGGCCTCCTCGCGTCTGGAAGCGGCGGAGCGAAGCTCAGCGAGAGCGAGGCGAGCCCTCCAGTCTCGATGATCGGCGTGTACGATCTCCTCGTACATCTGCTCGGTTTTCTCTTGCGTCCCGAGTCGTTCGCGAACCCGCTCGAGCCTCTCGAAAACGAGATAAGCCAAATGGGGGCTCTCTTTCGCCAGAGCCCGCCACTGGCTTTCCGCTTCGCCGAAACGCCCTTCGCTCTCAAGCAGATCACCATAGTGAATGCGAGCGGGTGCGATCCGCGGATCGGCCCGCAGGGAGGCTTCGAAGGCCTGTGAAGCCCGAGTGAGCTCCTGGTCGCTCCACGCCTTGCTACCGATTCGATCATAGAGGAAGGCCTCGACCGTGGCGTCGAAGCTGCCGCTTGCCCGCGAGAGCTCCTCCTGCGCGCGAAGGGCCCGGTTCCAATCCTGCTCTTCTTCGTAAATCTTCACCAGGCTGTGGAGTGCGTAAGCGTTCTTGGGCTCGATCGTCGTGACTTCTTCGAAGGTCTGCATCGCACGGTTGCGAAACCCGGCGCGTTTGAAGTCCGTGCCGAGACAGAGGAGAACGTGGGCCCTCTCGCTCCGGGAGAG contains these protein-coding regions:
- the accC gene encoding acetyl-CoA carboxylase biotin carboxylase subunit, producing the protein MFKKILIANRGEIALRVISACRELGIRTVAVYSQADAHSLHVRFADEEVCIGPARSVDSYLNIPSIISAAEITGADAIHPGYGFLSESAYFAEVCEACKIRFIGPSPRAIRLMGDKALARATMSKARVPVLPGSEGGLSGVDDALALAKKIGFPVMLKAAAGGGGKGMRIVHDEGRLGKALVAAQREAEAAFGSPEVYLEKFLEAPRHIEIQIMGDARGNLLHLGERECSIQRRHQKLLEEAPSTAVSEKLRERMGKVAVQAAEAVSYVGAGTVEFLLDERERFYFMEMNTRIQVEHPVTEMVTGADLVKDQIRVAAGESLGYRQKDVVIRGSSIECRINAEDPVSFLPSPGKIHAFHVPGGPGVRVDTAAHAECEVSPYYDSLIAKIIAHGRDRNEAIGRMKRCLGLTVIEGVKTTIPLHRRVLDDPDFRAGRYTTRFLERFA
- the thiE gene encoding thiamine phosphate synthase, which encodes MPETAPFSRLYPIVDATLAGDEDAAVWAVLSFARAGLRTVQLRAKSSSAEAFWRMAVKALAAIRGTGARLIVNDRADVALLAQADGVHVGRDDLSAEATRRVVGPGRIIGLSTHSEEQAREADRATIDYVAIGPIFETTTKTSDVPPLGLEGVRAARRVVRKPLVAIGGITLDRAPSVLTAGADGVAVVSALWSGSADRREYLLRQWIQVTGN
- the folD gene encoding bifunctional methylenetetrahydrofolate dehydrogenase/methenyltetrahydrofolate cyclohydrolase FolD codes for the protein MTAKILDGKRVAEDIRAEVRENARPLVQRGVVPGLAAVLVGDDPASRLYVASKVKASQEAGLYSESVVLKAATTREELTTKLDELNQRDDIDGILLQLPLPEHLDAIEFLDRIDPAKDVDGFHPVSVGKLVQKRPGPRPCTPAGIMELLRREGIEVKGKRAVVVGRSDVVGKPMAMLLLHQNATVTVCHSRTVDLPAVCREGEILVAAIGRAAMIRRDFIRPGAVVVDVGMNRAETEEQVLDFFGPDSKRLEVLRKRGSTLVGDVHPRDAMDVASAFTPVPGGVGPLTIAMLLATTLELARARRG
- the coaE gene encoding dephospho-CoA kinase (Dephospho-CoA kinase (CoaE) performs the final step in coenzyme A biosynthesis.), whose protein sequence is MLEVGLTGGIACGKSVVRRRFEEKGVATLDADVVVHRLFEPGSEVVRELESVFGPQILTVEGAVDRKTLGALVFRDSAARQRVNAIVHPHVWLAIDAFFQSLRGRGEPFGVVDAALMVETGSYERYDCLIVVHCTAELQKERLMKRDGLTSEEAQRRIEAQMPIEEKKAYADLLIDTSGTLAETLSRTDDVLAALRNMAGES
- a CDS encoding tetratricopeptide repeat protein; translated protein: MNLTDETLLVALVALASGVVLGRLWAKLARGRAQDPAERHSRSIHYILGLDLLASRNLDRAALELTKAARENTEATDIYLILGNVLREKGQLERAIQIHQSVLHRPGLSRSERAHVLLCLGTDFKRAGFRNRAMQTFEEVTTIEPKNAYALHSLVKIYEEEQDWNRALRAQEELSRASGSFDATVEAFLYDRIGSKAWSDQELTRASQAFEASLRADPRIAPARIHYGDLLESEGRFGEAESQWRALAKESPHLAYLVFERLERVRERLGTQEKTEQMYEEIVHADHRDWRARLALAELRSAASRREEAFDLLLGAARANPHALAVQLAVVRFLAEEQENTSPRLRRYLDVISRSAFFLDPHVCIKCNYRTNGIHWRCPHCQEWNAFVEERLETSER